In Spirochaetales bacterium, the following are encoded in one genomic region:
- the amt gene encoding ammonium transporter, which yields MTAAAEDDGGTDTTEISALTAKIESLGKQILESRVAADTVWVIIAAALVFFMNLGFGMVEAGLQQAKNSVNISAKNFVVFAIASIAFWFIGWGLMFGDGNGFLGFKGILMLGGQDNSPLTGDAYGGVYGALSWAGVPLIAKFFFQLVFAATAATIVSGSVGGRIKFGAFIIFSFILVGIMYPITGHWIWGGGWLQERGFWDFAGSTVVHSVGGWAALAGALVLGPRIGKYNPDQSVNPIPGHSMTLATLGVFVLWFGWFGFNPGSTMAAVPEDIARIAVTTTLAAASGTIAATITSWIAIGKPDLSMILNGSLAGLVAITAPCAYVSPASALLIGFIGGILVVLFVIGFDRWGIDDPVGATSVHLVNGIWGTIAVALFASPPYAGGEGQPPVGLFFGGGISPLADQLVGIVSVGAFTFIISWVLWIIVKSTIGIRVSREEELRGLDISEHGMEGYPDFESFTLK from the coding sequence ATGACGGCAGCAGCCGAAGATGACGGCGGGACTGATACCACTGAAATATCGGCACTGACGGCAAAAATCGAATCGCTCGGAAAACAAATCTTAGAAAGCCGTGTGGCCGCCGATACCGTCTGGGTCATCATCGCAGCTGCGCTTGTATTCTTCATGAATCTCGGTTTCGGCATGGTGGAAGCGGGGTTACAGCAGGCCAAGAACTCCGTCAACATCTCCGCAAAAAACTTTGTCGTGTTCGCGATCGCCTCGATCGCTTTCTGGTTCATCGGTTGGGGCCTCATGTTCGGTGACGGGAACGGGTTCCTCGGATTCAAGGGAATTCTCATGCTCGGCGGACAGGATAACAGCCCGCTTACCGGCGATGCATACGGCGGCGTTTACGGCGCGCTGAGTTGGGCGGGAGTGCCGCTCATCGCGAAGTTTTTCTTTCAGCTTGTCTTCGCGGCGACCGCCGCGACGATCGTTTCCGGAAGCGTCGGCGGAAGGATCAAATTCGGGGCCTTCATCATTTTTTCCTTTATCCTCGTCGGCATCATGTATCCGATCACAGGCCACTGGATATGGGGCGGCGGCTGGCTGCAGGAGCGCGGGTTCTGGGATTTCGCCGGTTCGACGGTCGTTCACTCTGTCGGCGGTTGGGCGGCGCTCGCCGGAGCGTTGGTTCTGGGGCCGCGGATCGGGAAATACAATCCTGATCAAAGCGTCAATCCCATTCCCGGCCACAGCATGACGCTGGCGACTCTCGGTGTTTTCGTCCTCTGGTTCGGCTGGTTCGGGTTCAATCCCGGTTCGACCATGGCGGCCGTTCCGGAAGACATTGCGAGAATCGCGGTCACGACAACACTGGCGGCCGCGTCCGGAACCATCGCCGCGACCATCACCTCATGGATCGCCATCGGCAAACCGGATCTCTCGATGATCCTCAACGGGTCCCTCGCGGGCCTCGTGGCTATCACCGCCCCCTGCGCATACGTGAGTCCGGCCTCTGCTCTGCTTATCGGATTTATCGGCGGAATTCTCGTCGTTCTTTTTGTCATCGGATTCGACCGGTGGGGAATCGACGATCCGGTCGGAGCCACCTCGGTACACCTTGTCAATGGTATCTGGGGAACCATCGCGGTCGCCCTCTTTGCCTCACCGCCGTACGCCGGAGGCGAGGGACAACCGCCGGTCGGTCTTTTTTTCGGTGGAGGAATCTCTCCGCTGGCGGATCAGCTGGTCGGTATCGTCTCCGTGGGGGCGTTTACGTTCATAATCAGCTGGGTACTGTGGATAATCGTCAAATCGACGATCGGCATCCGTGTCAGCCGGGAAGAGGAATTACGCGGTCTCGATATTTCCGAGCACGGTATGGAAGGGTACCCCGATTTCGAATCCTTTACCCTCAAATAG